From Struthio camelus isolate bStrCam1 chromosome 7, bStrCam1.hap1, whole genome shotgun sequence, a single genomic window includes:
- the PPP1R3C gene encoding protein phosphatase 1 regulatory subunit 3C yields the protein MHCGRMIQILDPRPLPSPIMPVDVAMRICLAHSPPLKSFLSPLEDCQRNNFVNRFKPLRPCLNVKRDSEAQKSDWNRPSARAKKRVVFADSKGLSLTAIHTFSEFQEHPVWDLQFDLLGLENITSGLKLHEEKNLILGFPRPSADYLDFRSRLQKNFVCLESCALQEKVLSGTVKVKNVSFEKKVQVRITFDTWKTYTDVECVYMNNVYGDSDNDTFSFTIDLPPTISAQEKIEFCISYQSREHIFWDNNEGQNYKILHAEWKPDGVQIPSARKDCIDLQAPRKAQEKEPDQLGSPRMSSGFFPQWQSLGGIENSSPYW from the exons ATGCACTGCGGCAG AATGATACAGATCTTGGATCCGAGACCCCTGCCAAGCCCAATTATGCCTGTGGATGTGGCCATGAGAATTTGCTTAGCCCATTCACCACCGCTGAAGAGCTTCCTCAGCCCCCTTGAGGACTGTCAAAGAAACAACTTTGTTAACAGATTCAAACCTCTCCGCCCATGCCTCAATGTGAAGCGTGACTCTGAAGCGCAAAAGAGCGACTGGAACCGCCCATCCGCCCGAGCCAAGAAGCGAGTTGTGTTTGCAGACTCGAAGGGACTGTCCTTGACAGCCATACACACCTTCTCCGAGTTTCAGGAGCACCCTGTGTGGGACCTGCAGTTTGACTTACTAGGCCTTGAAAACATCACATCTGGCTTAAAGCTACATGAAGAGAAAAACTTGATTCTGGGTTTCCCTCGGCCCTCAGCTGACTACCTGGACTTCCGGAGCCGCCTTCAGAAGAACTTTGTTTGTCTGGAGAGCTGCGCCCTCCAAGAGAAGGTACTGTCAGGGACAGTCAAAGTAAAAAATGTAAGTTTTGAGAAAAAGGTTCAGGTTCGAATTACCTTTGATACCTGGAAGACTTACACGGACGTTGAGTGTGTATACATGAACAACGTTTACGGCGATTCTGACAATGACACCTTTTCATTTACCATTGACTTGCCTCCTACCATTTCTGCTCAAGAGAAGATTGAGTTTTGCATTTCTTATCAAAGCAGAGAACATATCTTCTGGGACAATAACGAGGGTCAGAATTACAAGATTCTCCATGCAGAGTGGAAACCTGATGGTGTTCAAATACCATCCGCCAGGAAAGATTGTATAGATCTTCAGGCTCCAAGGAAAGCACAAGAGAAAGAACCTGATCAGTTAGGCAGTCCAAGGATGTCCAGTGGTTTCTTTCCCCAGTGGCAGAGCCTGGGAGGGATTGAAAATTCATCACCATATTGGTGA